The sequence CAAATCAACGGTGCAAATAATTGGAATGGTGGGGGTTTACATGTCAGCAATGATTATGGATTTGGGTTGGTGGATGCGCTAGCTGCGGTGCGGTTAGCGGAAACTTGGCAAAAACAGAGTCGATTTGATAATGAGCAGTATCTGAGTTACAGTTCGGGTAATTTAGGCTGGATGATTCCAGATAACGATTTCTGGGGAATTAGCAACAGCTTGTGGGTGACTGCAGGTTTAGAAATTGATACTGTGGAAGTAGAACTAAATCTAACTCATCCTTATCGAGGTGATCTTGTTGTTACTCTCACTTCTCCTAGTGGAACTGAGAGTGTTTTAGTTAATCGACCAGGTAATGGGAGAGATTCTGACGATAATATCGTGTTCAAGCTTTCTAGTACCCAATACTGGGGAGAAACGAGCGGGGGAAGATGGACACTGACAGTTCAAGATTTAGGTTCTGCCGATGTTGGTGTTTTGAATAGTTGGAAATTGAATTTATACGGTGACGCAGATACTGCTAATGATACTTATTTCTACACCAATGAATATGGCATTTATGGTAGAACTACTCTAACTGATAGTTCTGGTGTGGATACGATTAATGCTGCTGCTATTACCTCTAGTTCTATCCTCAATTTGACTTCTGGTTCTACTAGTATTTTGAACGGAAATTTTTTAAGTATTAGCGCCGGAACTGTGATTGAAAATGCCTATACTGGCGATGGCAATGACATAATTACAGGTAATAGTGCTGCTAATGTTTTATCTGGTGGCAGAGGCGGTGATATAATCTACGGCGGCGCCGGTGATGACACCTTGTTGGGTGGTGCTGGGATGGATATTCTCAGAGGTGATGAAGGTAATGACATCCTTGTGGGGGGTGCTGGGATGGATATGCTCACAGGTGGTTTAGGGGCAGATTATTTTGCTTTTAACTCTCCTAATGAAGGTTTTGACTCAATTACCGACTTTAACGTGGTCGATGACACGATTGTTGTCTCTGCATCTGGTTTTGGTGGTGGGTTGGTGGCTGGGGTGTTGGCTGCTAATCGGTTTGTGATTGGCTCTGCAGCGACTACAACTAGTCAGAGATTTATTTATGATAGGACTTTTGGCTCTTTGTATTTTGACCCAGATGGTACAGGTGCGATCGCTAAGATTCAATTTGCTACACTCAGCACTGGGCTGGCTATGACTAATGCTGATATTTTAGTAGCTGCGTAGCGGTGTTCGTGGTGAGGACTTCAGCGCTGGAGAGGAGGACTAAAGTCTTCACTACGAGCTAATATCCTTCAGATAGCAAACATTTGGAGGAGATCAATGTTGATTCGTGCTTTTTTTGAAGCTGCTCAAGTTGAGGGTACGCCATCACCTTACGATACCATCCATCTGAAAATTTTTTATCCAGGACAGATGTCGGGGAGTGATTTAGAAAAGAATATGGGGATTGTCGCTGCTGACTCTGACTTGGCGCCTTTTCCAGTGGTAATTTTTTTCAACGGTTTTAACTGTGATGCTCAACACTACTATTGGTTAGCGGTGAAACTAGCTGAACGGGGATTGGTGGTGGTAACTTTTAATTGGGTGACACAAAGCCTACCAGGAATGATTAGCCTTACTCCTGGAGTTGATCTCGAAGCCAGAAAACCAAAAGTTTATCGTACCATTCCCACTGCTACGGCTTTGCCAGCAATTTTAGCTAAATTAGCGCAGTTGCAAAATCAAGGGATTTTAGCTGGGATGCTGGACTTAGAAAATATCATTCTTGGTGGACACTCTGAGGGTGGGAGAGTAGCAATGGAAAACGCTGATCCTGGCTTTTTTCCGGGAGTAGTAGCATCTTTCGCTTATGGCGCCCACACTGCAGGACTGGTGTTTTTAGGGTATGAATCAGCGCAGATTTTACCTTTACCAGATGCTTTACCTTTACTGCTGATGGCTGGAACCTGTGACGGGGTGATTGCTAACAGTAGCGATCGCTATGGAATCAACCGAGCAGATTCTACCACAACGGTGGTGCGGACATTTCAAGAAGCGATCGCTGGAGGACGAAATGACAGCTATCTGCTACTTCTCGAAGGCGCTAATCACTTTTCTATAGCCGACATTCTCGACTCTACCACAGCTAGACCTTACCTCGACTTCAACCCGACCCAACCCCAAGAAAACTTCCGGTTGCTCATCGCAGAAGCTATCAGCTTGTTCATTGATACTCATATTCGCCTCGAATCAGACGCATCCCAAAAGTTGATGCAATTCCTTAACGCTGTCAATCCTTTGATCAATTCATTTAGATGTAAGTGAATCAGGGAATAGAGATAACCAATAACAGATAACTTACTCACCACTTTTAGCAGGAAATCGTGGGGGATAGATCAGAATAATTATCTGGCATTTTGGCATTATTGAAGATAGCTCACATAGTAGGAAATGCCAAAGGCAAATATTGTCAAAAGAATGGGAACTACGGTGTTTAACTCTATTTTGCGGTTCTTGAGCATTTCTATACAAGATAAGGGAATTACTAAGGGCCAAAAAATAGTTGTGATTAAGAACATGAGAAAAGATAAAAATTTATCTTCTGGTGTAGAAGTTGGATGTAGCCAGGAAAATCTTATCCAATTACTCAAAAAATACGCGGATATCAGTAGATAACTAATCACCAGAGTTAACTGTATTTGATTCATGGCTGGTACCCCTGGGTGTGTGGGTTGATTAATTAACAAATGGAATGAAAATATAATACCAAATTGGGCAAAAATATCGCAGGTAATGAGCAATATAAAGGCAAATTGCCAGATATTGTTTGAGAATAATAGCGAAAAAAAATTTAATTTTTATATATAATGCAATCGCCCACTAAAAATAATCAGACATTATCTTTGTAATTTATCTAACTAACAAAGTTAATCTTGACTGTTTCTTTA is a genomic window of Fortiea contorta PCC 7126 containing:
- a CDS encoding alpha/beta hydrolase family protein translates to MLIRAFFEAAQVEGTPSPYDTIHLKIFYPGQMSGSDLEKNMGIVAADSDLAPFPVVIFFNGFNCDAQHYYWLAVKLAERGLVVVTFNWVTQSLPGMISLTPGVDLEARKPKVYRTIPTATALPAILAKLAQLQNQGILAGMLDLENIILGGHSEGGRVAMENADPGFFPGVVASFAYGAHTAGLVFLGYESAQILPLPDALPLLLMAGTCDGVIANSSDRYGINRADSTTTVVRTFQEAIAGGRNDSYLLLLEGANHFSIADILDSTTARPYLDFNPTQPQENFRLLIAEAISLFIDTHIRLESDASQKLMQFLNAVNPLINSFRCK
- a CDS encoding S8 family serine peptidase; this encodes MTTIPNDPLFRYQWHLYNYGQNGGIPGVDLNVVNVWDDYTGRGVLVGVFEGDGVEYDHPDLAANYDTTRDYDGVTNGGNPYPLIGESGHATSVAGVIGAVAGNGIGGVGVAYGASLASFRFLFSDDASEIRALQRLRYVDVANNSWGNTAFFNANFLDPAQALVGQAIQDAVRFGRNGLGTAIVFSGGNNRQQGLDTNYSNLTNSRYAIAVAALDNYGWATSYSTPGASILVSAFGSDPSSIVTTDRRANGYYNYQFDGTSAAAPMVSGVIALMLEANPNLGYRDIQEILAYSARQNDRYGLGGDYYWQINGANNWNGGGLHVSNDYGFGLVDALAAVRLAETWQKQSRFDNEQYLSYSSGNLGWMIPDNDFWGISNSLWVTAGLEIDTVEVELNLTHPYRGDLVVTLTSPSGTESVLVNRPGNGRDSDDNIVFKLSSTQYWGETSGGRWTLTVQDLGSADVGVLNSWKLNLYGDADTANDTYFYTNEYGIYGRTTLTDSSGVDTINAAAITSSSILNLTSGSTSILNGNFLSISAGTVIENAYTGDGNDIITGNSAANVLSGGRGGDIIYGGAGDDTLLGGAGMDILRGDEGNDILVGGAGMDMLTGGLGADYFAFNSPNEGFDSITDFNVVDDTIVVSASGFGGGLVAGVLAANRFVIGSAATTTSQRFIYDRTFGSLYFDPDGTGAIAKIQFATLSTGLAMTNADILVAA